A DNA window from Bos mutus isolate GX-2022 chromosome 11, NWIPB_WYAK_1.1, whole genome shotgun sequence contains the following coding sequences:
- the LOC102281686 gene encoding oxaloacetate tautomerase FAHD2A, mitochondrial yields the protein MLGSSGRRLLTTVLQAQRWPFQPSRNMRLVQFQAPHLAGPHLGLESGNGRGVIDLNAFEPTLPKTMVEFLEQGEATLSAVRRALATQLPVLPRSEVTFLAPVTRPDKVVCVGMNYADHCREQNVPVPKEPIIFSKFASAIVGPYDNIILPPESQEVDWEVELAVVIGKRGKYIKATDAMAHVAGFTVAHDVSARDWQMRRNGKQWLLGKTFDTFCPLGPALVTKDSVADPHNLKICCRVNGEVMQSSNTNQMVFKTEELIAWVSQFVTLYPGDIILTGTPPGVGVFRKPPVFLKKGDEVQCEIEELGVIINKVV from the exons ATGCTGGGGTCCAGTGGCAGGAGGTTGCTCACGACTGTGCTGCAGGCGCAGAGGTGGCCCTTTCAGCCCTCCAGAAACATGAGATTGGTGCAGTTCCAGGCACCCCACCTAGCGGGACCCCACCTGGGCCTGGAGTCAGGGAATGGCAGGGGTGTCATCGACCTCAACGCCTTTGAGCCCACACTGCCCAAGACGATGGTGGAGTTCCTGGAGCAGGGAGAAGCCACTCTGTCAGCGGTGAGAAG AGCACTGGCCACCCAGTTGCCAGTCCTCCCACGGTCAGAGGTGACGTTCCTGGCCCCAGTCACTCGGCCAGACAAGGTGGTGTGCGTGGGCATGAACTATGCAGACCACTGCAGAGAACAGAACGTGCCTGTGCCCAAGGAGCCCATCATCTTCAGCAAGTTCGCCAGCGCGATTGTGGGGCCCTATGACAACATCATCCTTCCGCCTGAGAGCCAG GAGGTGGACTGGGAAGTGGAGCTGGCCGTGGTCATCGGAAAGAGAGGCAAGTACATCAAG GCTACAGATGCCATGGCCCATGTGGCTGGCTTCACTGTGGCACACGACGTGAGTGCCCGTGACTGGCAGATGAGACGCAATGGAAAGCAGTGGTTGCTGGGGAAAACCTTTGACACCTTCTGCCCTCTGGGCCCTGCCTTGGTGACCAAGGACAGCGTGGCAG ACCCACACAACCTAAAGATCTGCTGCCGAGTGAATGGGGAAGTGATGCAGAGCAGCAATACCAACCAGATGGTGTTTAAGACAGAAGAGCTGATAGCCTGGGTCTCCCA GTTCGTCACTCTTTACCCAGGGGACATCATCCTGACCGGGACGCCCCCAGGTGTGGGTGTGTTCAGGAAGCCTCCTGTCTTCCTCAAG AAAGGCGATGAAGTCCAGTGTGAGATTGAAGAACTGGGTGTCATCATCAACAAGGTGGTGTGA